A genomic stretch from Bos javanicus breed banteng chromosome 29, ARS-OSU_banteng_1.0, whole genome shotgun sequence includes:
- the LOC133241860 gene encoding pregnancy-associated glycoprotein 1-like → MQERSMKWLVVLGLVAFSECIVKIPLRRVKTMRKALSGKNMLNNFLKEHAYRLSQISFRGSNLTSHPLRNIKDLVYLANITIGTPPQEFQVFLDTGSSDLWVPSDFCTSPACSKHVRFKHLQSSTFRLTSKTFSITYGSGRIKGVVAHDTVRIGDLVSTDQPFSLSTAEYGLEHIPFDGILGLNYPNVSSSGAIPIFDKLKNQGAISEPVFAFYLSKDEQEGSVVMFGGVDHRYYKGKLNWVPLIQAGNWIIHMDSISIERKVIACSGGCVAFVDIGTAFIEGPKPLVDNMQKLIRAKPWRSKHYVSCSAVNTLPSITFTINGINYPVPGRAYILKDSRRRCYSTFKEIPLSPTTEFWMLGDVFLRLYFSVFDRGNDRIGLARAV, encoded by the exons ATGCAGGAAAGAAGCATGAAGTGGCTTGTGGTCCTCGGACTTGTGGCCTTCTCAGAGTGCATAGTCAA AATACCTCTAAGGAGAGTGAAGACCATGAGAAAAGCCCTCAGTGGAAAAAACATGCTGAACAATTTCCTGAAGGAGCATGCTTACAGACTGTCCCAGATTTCTTTTCGTGGCTCAAATCTAACTAGTCACCCGCTGAGAAACATCAAGGAT TTGGTCTACCTGGCTAATATCACCATTGGAACACCCCCTCAGGAGTTCCAGGTTTTCCTTGACACTGGCTCATCTGACTTGTGGGTGCCCTCTGACTTTTGCACCAGCCCAGCCTGTT CTAAACACGTTAGATTCAAACATCTTCAGTCTTCCACCTTCCGGCTTACCAGTAAGACCTTCAGCATCACCTATGGATCTGGGAGAATTAAAGGAGTTGTTGCTCATGACACAGTTCGG ATTGGGGACCTTGTAAGCACTGACCAGCCGTTCAGTCTAAGCACGGCAGAATACGGGCTTGAGCATATACCTTTTGATGGCATCTTGGGCTTGAACTACCCCAACGTATCTTCTTCTGGAGCAATCCCTATCTTTGACAAGCTGAAGAATCAAGGTgccatttctgagcctgtttttgcCTTCTACTTGAGCAA AGATGAGCAGGAGGGCAGTGTGGTGATGTTTGGTGGGGTGGACCACCGCTATTACAAGGGAAAGCTCAACTGGGTACCATTGATCCAAGCGGGAAACTGGATTATACACATGGACAG CATCTCCATTGAAAGAAAGGTTATTGCTTGTTCTGGAGGCTGCGTGGCCTTTGTTGACATCGGGACAGCATTCATCGAAGGCCCAAAACCACTGGTCGATAACATGCAGAAGCTCATCAGGGCCAAGCCATGGCGTTCCAAG CACTATGTTTCATGTTCTGCGGTCAATACACTGCCCTCTATTACCTTCACCATCAACGGCATCAACTACCCAGTGCCAGGTCGAGCCTACATCCTCAAG GATTCTAGACGCCGTTGCTATAGCACCTTTAAAGAGATCCCATTGAGTCCAACTACAGAGTTCTGGATGCTGGGTGACGTCTTCCTGAGGCTGTATTTCTCAGTCTTTGATCGAGGAAATGACAGGATTGGCCTGGCACGGGCAGTATAA